A genome region from Acidobacteriota bacterium includes the following:
- a CDS encoding LacI family transcriptional regulator, whose product MEQSQVSPRGKPKPQQSQSRPTIHDVARRAGVSKSLVSMVTRGEDGVSAEKREVILKAIEELNYRPNVLARSLVERRTRILGVMISDLRNPFFGGVVSGIQGRAAELGYRVLFNTGDRQRELEEEAIESFLDLSVDGLVLASPRVDDEFIARAGHSVPIVVLNRNTIDDLSDSVTNDNIAGARLAVEHCVSFGHERIAFISGGDSAAAQVRREGYLRAMREFDLADDILIVEGVHTEEGGFRGARELLKMKSLPTAVFASNDLCAIGAMNALEEAGLTIPDDLSVVGYDNTTLAALRHIDLTSVDQPGNVMGRSAIDRIAERINGERLTPRHDVVAPSIVVRSTTGPPPDQRKGVTPSTKPFENTSHLNGSE is encoded by the coding sequence ATGGAGCAAAGTCAAGTGTCACCACGAGGAAAACCGAAACCGCAACAGTCGCAAAGCAGGCCGACGATTCACGATGTCGCGCGACGTGCGGGAGTTTCGAAATCTCTGGTGTCGATGGTGACGCGCGGCGAGGATGGGGTCAGCGCCGAGAAGCGCGAGGTGATCCTCAAGGCGATCGAGGAGCTCAATTACCGGCCGAACGTACTGGCGCGAAGTCTTGTCGAACGCCGCACTCGCATTCTCGGTGTGATGATTTCAGACCTCAGGAACCCGTTCTTCGGGGGTGTGGTGTCGGGAATTCAGGGCCGTGCGGCGGAGCTCGGATACCGCGTTCTTTTCAACACCGGGGATCGACAACGAGAACTCGAAGAAGAGGCGATCGAGAGTTTTCTCGATTTGAGCGTCGACGGGCTGGTGCTCGCATCACCGAGAGTCGACGACGAGTTTATTGCCCGCGCCGGGCACTCGGTCCCGATCGTGGTTTTGAACCGCAACACGATCGATGACTTGAGTGACAGTGTGACAAACGACAACATCGCCGGCGCCCGGCTCGCGGTCGAGCACTGCGTGAGCTTCGGACATGAAAGGATCGCGTTTATCAGCGGTGGTGACAGCGCTGCGGCGCAGGTCCGACGCGAGGGTTATTTGAGGGCGATGCGCGAGTTCGACCTCGCTGACGACATCCTGATCGTCGAAGGCGTGCATACCGAGGAGGGCGGTTTTCGGGGCGCCCGAGAGCTGCTCAAAATGAAGTCCCTTCCGACGGCCGTATTCGCTTCCAACGACCTATGCGCCATCGGAGCGATGAACGCCCTCGAGGAGGCCGGCTTGACGATCCCCGACGACCTCTCAGTGGTCGGCTACGACAACACGACCCTGGCCGCGCTGCGCCACATTGACCTGACGAGCGTCGATCAGCCGGGAAACGTCATGGGGCGATCCGCGATCGACCGGATTGCTGAACGCATCAACGGTGAGAGGCTCACCCCACGCCACGATGTGGTTGCTCCCAGCATCGTGGTTCGCTCGACGACCGGCCCG